GACCAAGGATATCCTGAAGTCTGCCAGACCACCCTCTGCCACTTTCATGGCCACAAATACAAGGAGCTGCAAACCTGGGTGGGACCCCGGGGGCAggccccctccctgcaggagATCCCCGGCCGTCAGGGGAATCAGGGCCTAGCAGCCTCTCTCCCTGATCGCGCAGCCCTGTCTCCAGCACCCTCAGCACCAGGCTGCAGACCCTCCACAGTCAGGAGCCCCCACCCGGGAGGAGGGAGCAAagaccccagcccctctccctaaCAAGGTCCCTTCAGAATTATGGGAGGGACTCTGACTGGGGCTTCTCCCCGACAGACAGACGCGGAACCAGACACTCCAAGCACCTCTGCTCAGCCCCACACCCCCCCAGGGCCATGGGCTTTGTTTGctccgtgcctcagtttaccCCCAAACGAGGTTAGGGGGTTAGGGACAGCCCCTCCCTGGGCGGGCctcagcagtgactggggaacTTACCCAAGCAAACCTTTTCTGGAATCTCCCCTCTCCTCGGAGGGGAGAGGATGTAGTGACAAAGGCCGGCCAGCTCCTGCCTAGATGATGACAGAGCAGGTCCAGGGACCTTGCGGAGGTTTGGGCCTCATGCTGCCCAGAGCCGTGGCCTCGACAGGGCCAGTCACCGGTCTTGTCCCTGGGGGCCTGGACATGTCCGGGGAGGCGCGGAGCGTGCAGGGAAACAGAGCCGCGGGGCGCGGAGAGCCCAGGGCCGGGGCGAGCAGGCGGGGCGGCTGACCCGGGCGGCGCGCTAGGAGCCCTCGCGGAAGCTGTGGATCTGCGTGGAGTATTTCTGCAGGTGGCCCTCGGGCGGGGCCTCGGCGGCCCCGAGCGCGGCCCCGAGCGCGCCCCCGGCCGCCTGCTGCTGGTGGTAGTGCTGGTAGAGCTTGGGCCCCGGCCCGTCCAGGCCCGGGAGGCGGCCACTGGACATGGTCAGGATGGTGGCGGTCAGCGACTTGATGTAGTTCTTGGCCAGCGTGAGCGTCTCGATCTTGGAGAGCTTCTTGTCGGCGCGCACGTGCGGGATGACCTCGCGCAGCGCCTGGAAGGCGTTGTTGAGCTTGTGCATGCGCTGTCGCTCGCGCTCGTTGCTCTCCAGCCGCCGCTGGACGCTGCTCTCCCGCcggccccccggccccggccgccggcgcccgccctcCGCCCGCGACGCCTGCGCCCGCGACGTCCGGCTCCGCAGAGCTTTGGCCGCGTCCGGCCCCGAGCCCGGCGGCGGCCTGTCGGGCGCCCGCTGCCCTGGGGTGGCCTCTGGGTCTTGCGGGGGCGCCCGGCGCCGGGGGGGCCGGCTCTTGGTCTTCATGGCTCCAGACTGGTTGTCCTGGGGGTGGTGGCTCTGAGTGGGGGCCGCCTTTGGAGCTGAAAGCCAGAACACAGGCCACTCCGCGGTCACTCGGAAGGCCAGTGCACGCTCAGGGCAGCCGTCCCCAATGGCAGCTGACCACTTGGTGCACAGTGACCCCAGGGTCCTTCCCATTCACCCGCGGCGCCCTGAGCTgacaccccctcccaccctcccatgcCCCTGTTTGACCTCACACTGATCGCTCAGACCTTTCCCTCATCTCGTGGTCCCCTCTCCCCCGGGTGACATGTATTGACCCCTGGACCTTTCTCTTGCCCCATGCCCCTCACTGCCGCCTGAGTGCCTCCTGAGCTTAGATGGCCACTGACACTTTGCTGAGACCACCCAGAGGTGCGGCCCCATCCTAGCGCAGGGCAGCCCCCCTACCCGAGGCTGTACTGCCTCCTGTTTGCCCGGATGGACAGGCACCAACTCTGGCCACCAAACTCACCGTCCTACCCCACCGGACGTCACACGTGCAGGGACAACGCTAGTGCCAGAATGGCTGTGGACGTGAGGCAGCTGTCGGAGGCCAGAGGTGGACAGTGGCTAGAGCCCGCAGCGGTCCCCAGGCCCCCCACGTGGATGGCCGCGGCCAGGGCTCCTGACCCGAACCCCCACTCAGGTCTCCCTCCAGACCCCACCCGGTTCTGCCCCAGGGTCCTCTCCCCGCcgccccacccgcacccccaccccgttACCTGAGGATCTGTGGCCGCACGCGCTGGGGCTGCCCACGGGGGACAAGGACACGTCGCTTTAGGCGCCCCGGGCGGGGCTGCGGCCGCATGTAAATGAGCCCgtggggcgggcgcggggcggggccagaGTCCGCGCATCCCCGCCCCGCGGCTGGGGCTGGGGCGCACCTGCGGGCTCAGGACCTGCGGCCACCTCCCCGCCCCGCGAAGGGTCCCCGGGCCGCCTCCCCGCCCGGCGGAGCTCAGGCCCCGGAGCCCGTTCCGCAGAGCGGGAGACTGAGGTCTCGCTTCGAGCCCGCCGGCGCGGAGAGGAAGCACCTGGCCGCCGCTCCTGGCCTTGGGGTTAAGGCGCAGAACATGCAGCCAAAGTCAGATTCGTGGAAAAGCCGTTTTGCAGTAAAACCGGTTTCTCGAACGCGCAGCGGCCACAGCCCTGAAGAGCAGTAGTCCAGGCACCCCCGCACCCTCACCCCGCGTTTCGGGGGGACCCTGCAGCACCGCGGGCTGGGGAACCCGCCCCTCCACGCCCTCGGCGGCGCCGGTCCAGGTGCGAGTGGGCGGAGCCCTGCCCCGGGAGCACCTGGTCGGCCGCCTGTGGGCAGCTCATCGGTTTTAGGAGATCTCCAGGGGCGGAGGCAGCTTGAGCTCAAAACCCGCTgccacttccccccacccccaccccccacccccgcctcagtttcctcacctttgACCGGCGCACTAAAAGGTGCTAAAAGCAGCAACTGCTCAGGGGGTCTTGGGGGCTGATGGGAGGCACCGGGAGTGCAGGTAGTACCGGCAGGGCACCCACTCGCGTCGCGCAGGCCCAGGGTCGCCGCTGTCCCCGCACTTCCCCGACACGACCGCTCGCTGCCCGTCTAGCACTCTCTGAAAGCGGGATCACAGGTTTCCTCCATCTGCTCCCCAAGGGTCACTCCGCAGGGGGTGGAACCTGAGCGGGGGTCAGGCCCCTGCTTTGGTACAAGGAGGCCCATGTCCCTGCTCGTGACAGCTCGGTCCAGGACAGCAAGGAGGGGGCCCCTCAGGGCACAGAAAGGCTGGTGTTGAGCTGATTAGCCTCTGGGCCTAGAGCTCCTTGGAGGCtggatttcagaaatgaaaatgcttCTGAAATTCATCAGGAGGTGCAAAGGCTCTGAATTAGATACACTTCAGGACGGCACAAACAGTTCATGCTGGTTTTCATTAGTGATTATACAAATCTTTGCGTTCTCTGGAGCgtgggggtcagggaggggtAGGTCTGTCACAGAAAAGGGCATCCAATCTCTAGAGACCAGGGCAGTGAGTGACCTAGGGCTGCAGGTTCCAAGCACCCACGGCGCGGCAGTGCCAGgccacccaccccaagccttacACCATGGATAAACCACAGAATCAATGCAGCAACagagtttataaatatataactatatttattttgaatattaaatagtttttaaattacaagcaATTTATTGAATCACACTATGCATCAATGTACAGTAAAAatcttacaatttaaaaatgtacacaatTTAAACCAAAAGTTCGTTAACTGTTATATTGCCGTGAACCTCTTACGACCGTGTGTAAGCGCAACCAGGGAAACCTCAGAGGTGGGATGGTCCCATGGGTCCTCATCCGCAGCTGGAATGAAGCAGGGGACAGTCAGAGCGGTCTGTTATGAAGGTCTAACTACGCCTGTGCCAACTTGAACTTAACCATGTTCCAGCCACTCAAATAACAGATTGTTGCTGATTCAATACTGTCAACAcatcttttaagaatttattcataTACTAAAGAGAGTTTTCCTTTTTGATAGCCAAAACTTGAGCCAACCCCATTACTACTTAGGGACGTTGTTTTTGAGATTTACACCTGAAGTAACTGTGTATACCCATTCTTATTTTAAGGCTACTTCTCATAAGGCTGATTATCTGGAAGCCCCTTGTAACTGGGGCCTAGCATCTGCAGCCTCACGCTTGGTTCGCTTCTGGAATTTTCAGATGACAGGCTGAGTAGAGTAAGACCAGAAGTTGCCTCCCTTGCGCCCAGGCCCTCGGGACAAACGTGCGGTACGTCATTAACCCCACAGAAACCCTACGGAAAGTGTTAACAAAAGGAAGAGGTTTTGAAAGGCGTTTTACGGCAGCAAGACATACAAAGGCTTTTCTTAGATAAACCCACTTCCATAGAAACAATCgcctgtacatttaaaaatagaacagatGCCCCCTTCTCCATTCAGCTTCCTGGAGCTTCTGCACCCTTAAGATGGATGGCTTCTTACCCAGACGCACAGTCCAGGTTTCAGAAGGATTTTGGGGGGAGCACTTTTTCtacatttctctttctggcttatgaCGGAGTCATTTGATAACACAAATTAACATCTAGCTAGGAAGGAGATGAGGGTTAGACTATTTTTACTGTAGGATTTAAGATATGTAAACTCCATCAAAATAAGACAGATCCCAAAGGAGGCCAGGAAATAGAGTTGTGAACCAGGTATGATAAACCTCTCCCACATTACCTAGAGAATTCCACTGATGCTATTTCACTGTGTAACTTTTTAGAACAAGAGCGGTTTGGAAACCCACTACTGGTAACCAACTGAGTGAAAAGAAACTGAATCGAACAACAAAGCACATGCTGACATTTCAAATTAGGGCTGAAAATTTTAATCTACATAATTTCCCGTGTATTGCTTGAGATTTCAAAAGAACATGTTAATgcacatttattataaatataaaatattcccaACCATGCAACACCACACTAAGACCTACTACTCcaaacccgccccccccccccccacccaccagctCCCTGTATAAAATGTTTTTGGCAATTCATTATGAGAGTGATATAGGCCTTAAAATAAATCACAATGGGAATTATGTTGTTAAAATCTCCTTAATTATAGTGAAAAATGTACAGCCCCAAAACATCAATAAATTTACCCTGGACTGACTGTAGAAGACGACAATCTATTCTATCCATCTGCCTGATTTTTAGTCATTAGAGCTGAACTCCTTAaacctataatttaaaaaaaactagtctAATTCTCTCGACTTTCTTTCAACCAGGACTGCTGGAtgtaaaaactcagaaaactctGGAAGTCTCCACAGCAAGAAATTGAGAGTTATGACAGTTTTGGCAAAATCACCTCCTAATGCCCTGTTAACTGTTTTCGACACGCCCATCCCAGGGTCCGGCTCTGGCAGTGCTCTGTGTTCACGcccggggaggggaagggcactCCTGCCACTGGGAGTCTTCTTGCTCTGGAAAGTTATTGCTAGTATAAAAAGGTAGCGAGCCAGAATTGGTAGGGGAGGTCACAATTTACTACGTAAACTCTAGCCAGTGCACATCTGCATCGGGGGCCCAAGTCTCCGGGACCCACGTCCCACAGCCCCAGCCAGACCTGGAGGGTCATCCCAGCCTCACGCTGGAGTCGGGAAAGCGTGTCAGCACCGGAAACCCCTGGGGTGTGGGGCTGGCGTGCGGGGACTCAGCCCCGAGGCTCCACCTGTACACGTGTGAGCCTCCCTGGCACTGGCTGCCCCGCTGCTGGCAAAGCAGAACTCGAGGACCGCAGAGTGAGGTCAGCGTTTCATTACGAACACCCAACTCCCACCAACATCATGAAGTTGCCCTGGACACTGGTCCTTTCAGAGCAAGGGGAGAACTGGGGGCTTAACGCAGAAGGGAAGGGTCAGTGCAGATGAGCCCAGGGCAGCATCCGGGGGCGACGGCCACTCGGGCCACCCAGGGGCCCGACCAGAAGGATGTGCTGGCTGTGGAGGCTCCTTCGTTGTCCTGTGTCCCTCCTCACGGCTGAGAGATGTAGTGTATCTCCTTGGTTACAAAGACCAGCCACACCTGGACAGGACCATGGTCTGGACTGGTTCTGGGGGATGTGAGAAGCTCAACACCTCAAGGGCACAGACAGAATGAACTCAAACCGTCCTTGGCCCCCAGGGCCCTCCGTGGAGCAGCTTCTACGCTCCTGAAGGAAGGAGTGACCACACAAGGGCCCCGAGGCCACCACTGTCTGCGCTTCTAAGAACCAGGCAGAAGAGTGGGCTCTGCGGGGAAGTGACTCGGGGCCCAGCCAGGAGGAGGCTGCCTGGCCCCTGGGGACAATGGTGGCACCTGGACATTCCAAGCCAGCCAAGCTCTGGGAACCACCTGTTGATTTTTACCAAAAGGGGTTTTTAAAAGTTGGGGGAGAGGCGGGTGGGAAAATCACACGGAGGGGCTGCAAGACCCATCAGCTCCTCAGAGTAGCCTCATCTGCAACAGGGAAAAACCACCTTacagagaagagacagaaacGTGTTTCATTCAATCAACGGAACAGAGCAGTCTTTTTGGACTCaccaaaaatatttcctataaGAAGATAAAACACTAACATTCAGAATCATTTATCATTTACGAAAGAGTACCATATGTACAATTCCAACAATTTCTAAAGACAGCATAACACTCAAAGCACTTAAGCTTTACAAGTACCATGCAGAGCAAactataaaacagaagaaaaaaaaaatcaaactagtgGATAGCACCAGCTTGACCTGCCTTATTTTCCTTGAATAATTTAAGATTCTGTACAATACCAGAGACTCTCTGGACATTTATCCACAGTGCGATCACAGAAAGCGATTCgtgatctctttaaaaataacaaacatggCTCACAGGTGCCAACTCCCATCGCGGTCCTCGGGGCCCTGCGCACGGACGGGATGCACAGGTGCGGACGTGCAGACACCCCACGTGGGACCCAGAAACCACCCGGAGCCGACAGCCCCCCACGCCGGCCAGGCCTGGGCTTCCTGAGGAGGGCAGGCGTGCAGGCCCTTCCGGTGGGAGGGGTGCCCGGGCGGGGCGGCGCTGGAGGAGCTGGACGAGCCAGGAGACGAGGCCGGGGCCAGGCCTCCCGTGgcgccgcccccccacctcctgaGTCCTGCTCCGCACGCCGGTCAGCAGCTGTCGAGCGGGCAGTGCTGGGCGGCCGGGGACACTGCCGCCGGGAGCAGCCCGGGCCCGCGGTGCCGAGGCATCACCTAGTCCTTCTCTCCATCTTCGCTGCTTCCTATGAGGAGAGAGCAAGCAAAGCTGG
The genomic region above belongs to Hippopotamus amphibius kiboko isolate mHipAmp2 chromosome 9, mHipAmp2.hap2, whole genome shotgun sequence and contains:
- the BHLHA15 gene encoding class A basic helix-loop-helix protein 15, producing MKTKSRPPRRRAPPQDPEATPGQRAPDRPPPGSGPDAAKALRSRTSRAQASRAEGGRRRPGPGGRRESSVQRRLESNERERQRMHKLNNAFQALREVIPHVRADKKLSKIETLTLAKNYIKSLTATILTMSSGRLPGLDGPGPKLYQHYHQQQAAGGALGAALGAAEAPPEGHLQKYSTQIHSFREGS